Proteins encoded by one window of Ramlibacter tataouinensis:
- a CDS encoding CaiB/BaiF CoA transferase family protein: MAASLDGIRVLDLSRVLAGPWCTQNLADLGAEVIKIERPGTGDDTRAWGPPFLRDDEGGETRESAYFLGANRNKRSVTCDISTPQGQEIVRALAARSQVFVENFKVGDLARYGLDYESLKRINPALVYCSITGFGQTGPYRDRAGYDYVVQGMGGLMSVTGERDDLGGGPQKVGVAVADLFTGLYATVAILAALRHAERTGEGQQVDMALLDTQVAMLANLGSGYLVSGKAPRRAGNAHLNIVPYQVIEVAPRADGERDFIILAVGNDAQFGRLCEAAGCPQLASDERFATNRARVTHREVLVPLLEEVFRTRRKTEWLALLESLKVPCGAINDLSEVFADEQVLARGMVTEWPHPHARRLRLVASPMKLGGTPVRQDSAPPLLGQHTREVLASVLDLSPGQMDDLQAGHII; this comes from the coding sequence ATGGCGGCATCACTCGACGGCATCCGGGTGCTGGACCTGTCGCGGGTCCTCGCCGGCCCCTGGTGCACCCAGAACCTGGCCGATCTCGGCGCCGAGGTCATCAAGATCGAGCGGCCCGGCACGGGCGACGACACCCGGGCCTGGGGCCCGCCCTTCCTGCGCGACGACGAGGGCGGCGAAACGCGCGAATCCGCCTATTTCCTCGGCGCCAACCGCAACAAGCGCTCCGTCACCTGCGACATCTCGACCCCGCAGGGGCAGGAGATCGTCCGCGCGCTGGCGGCGCGCTCGCAGGTGTTCGTGGAGAACTTCAAGGTCGGCGACCTGGCGCGCTACGGCCTGGATTACGAGTCCCTGAAGCGGATCAACCCCGCACTGGTCTACTGCAGCATCACCGGCTTCGGCCAGACCGGGCCGTACCGCGACCGGGCCGGCTACGACTACGTGGTGCAGGGCATGGGCGGGCTCATGAGCGTGACGGGCGAGCGCGACGATCTCGGCGGTGGCCCGCAGAAGGTCGGCGTCGCCGTCGCCGACCTCTTCACCGGCCTGTATGCGACCGTGGCCATCCTGGCGGCGTTGCGCCATGCCGAGCGCACCGGCGAGGGCCAGCAGGTGGACATGGCCTTGCTGGACACGCAGGTGGCGATGCTCGCCAACCTCGGATCCGGCTATCTGGTCAGCGGCAAGGCGCCGCGCCGGGCCGGCAACGCCCACCTGAACATCGTCCCCTACCAGGTGATCGAGGTGGCGCCGCGCGCCGACGGCGAGCGCGACTTCATCATCCTGGCGGTCGGCAACGACGCCCAGTTCGGCCGCCTCTGCGAAGCGGCAGGTTGTCCGCAACTGGCATCGGACGAGCGCTTCGCCACCAATCGCGCGCGCGTCACCCACCGGGAGGTCCTGGTGCCGCTGCTCGAGGAGGTGTTCCGGACGCGGCGCAAGACCGAGTGGCTCGCGCTGCTGGAAAGCCTCAAGGTGCCTTGCGGGGCCATCAACGACCTCTCCGAAGTGTTCGCGGACGAGCAGGTGCTGGCACGGGGCATGGTGACCGAGTGGCCGCATCCGCATGCCCGGCGGCTGCGGCTGGTGGCCAGTCCGATGAAGCTCGGCGGCACGCCGGTGCGCCAGGACAGCGCGCCGCCGCTACTCGGACAGCACACGCGCGAGGTGCTGGCATCGGTCCTGGACCTGTCGCCGGGACAGATGGACGACTTGCAGGCTGGCCACATCATCTAG
- a CDS encoding dihydrodipicolinate synthase family protein, with translation MTTSKQDLSGVLSPVLTPFNADYSPDPDRLIRHCRWLLEQEVGLAVFGTNSEANSLALAEKRRLLDALLEAGLPASRMMPGTGCCALPETIELTRAAVAAGCAGVLMLPPFFYKNVSEEGLYRAFSTVIEAVADERLRLYLYHIPPVSQVPITHGLVARLLDRYPGCVAGMKDSSGDWNNTRSMIEAFGPRGFQVFAGSETYLLATMEAGGAGCITATGNVNPGPILDLYKSWQAPDAQQQQDRLDATRAAFAKFPMIPAMKAAIAWKSGRRDWLTVRPPLVDLSPAEEAELHQRLDAVRFELPRAEQLA, from the coding sequence ATGACGACTTCCAAGCAAGACCTGAGTGGCGTGCTCTCGCCGGTCCTCACCCCTTTCAACGCCGACTACAGCCCGGATCCCGACCGGCTGATCCGGCATTGCCGCTGGCTGCTGGAGCAGGAGGTCGGGCTGGCCGTGTTCGGCACCAACTCCGAAGCCAACTCGCTGGCGCTGGCCGAGAAGCGCCGGCTGCTGGATGCGCTGCTCGAAGCGGGCCTGCCGGCTTCGCGCATGATGCCGGGGACCGGCTGCTGCGCACTGCCCGAGACCATCGAGCTGACCCGGGCCGCCGTAGCGGCGGGCTGCGCCGGCGTGCTGATGCTGCCGCCGTTCTTCTACAAGAACGTCTCGGAGGAGGGCCTGTACCGGGCGTTCTCGACCGTGATCGAAGCGGTCGCCGACGAGCGCCTGCGGCTGTACCTGTACCACATCCCGCCCGTTTCGCAGGTGCCGATCACGCACGGCCTGGTGGCGCGGCTGCTGGACCGCTACCCGGGCTGCGTGGCCGGCATGAAGGACAGCTCCGGCGACTGGAACAACACGCGCAGCATGATCGAGGCGTTCGGCCCGCGCGGGTTCCAGGTGTTCGCCGGCAGCGAGACCTACCTGCTGGCCACGATGGAGGCGGGTGGAGCCGGCTGCATCACGGCCACCGGCAACGTGAACCCCGGCCCCATCCTGGACCTCTACAAGTCCTGGCAGGCGCCCGATGCACAGCAGCAGCAGGACCGGCTGGACGCGACGCGCGCCGCGTTCGCCAAATTCCCGATGATCCCGGCCATGAAGGCGGCGATCGCCTGGAAGTCGGGCCGCCGCGACTGGCTGACGGTCAGGCCGCCGCTGGTGGACCTTTCGCCTGCCGAGGAAGCCGAACTCCACCAGCGGCTGGACGCCGTGCGGTTCGAGCTGCCGCGCGCCGAGCAGCTGGCCTGA
- a CDS encoding cysteine hydrolase family protein: protein MSAAVFPAFDFELELPAALIVIDMQPVGVSPGVGLVRSMESSSPGYTDYLVGRVRNEVVPAITRLRQAFRGAGQDMVFMLFGSVVGDGSDIRTSTIRYRSEQRRKATGSSVLTSRADPSSDVIAELSPEPGDIVLSKTSMDSFVSTQLHEHLQQRGIRSVVVTGVYTDACVESTARNAAELGYRVFVASDGCCAWRPEFHEQSLANLARYFARVESAATLADLVERAAGRQP from the coding sequence ATGAGTGCCGCCGTTTTCCCCGCCTTCGATTTCGAGCTGGAGCTGCCGGCCGCGCTGATCGTGATCGACATGCAGCCGGTCGGCGTCTCGCCCGGCGTCGGGCTGGTCAGGTCGATGGAGAGCAGCTCGCCCGGCTACACCGACTACCTGGTCGGCCGGGTCCGCAACGAGGTGGTGCCGGCGATCACCCGGCTGCGCCAGGCCTTCCGCGGCGCCGGACAGGACATGGTGTTCATGCTGTTCGGCTCGGTCGTGGGCGACGGCTCGGACATCCGCACCTCCACCATCCGCTACCGCAGCGAGCAGCGCCGCAAGGCGACCGGCTCCTCGGTGCTGACCTCGCGCGCGGATCCGTCCAGCGACGTCATCGCCGAGCTGAGCCCGGAGCCGGGCGACATCGTTCTGAGCAAGACCTCGATGGACAGCTTCGTGTCCACCCAGCTGCACGAGCACCTGCAGCAGCGGGGCATCCGCTCGGTCGTGGTGACCGGGGTCTACACCGACGCCTGCGTCGAGAGCACCGCCCGCAACGCGGCGGAGCTGGGCTACCGGGTCTTCGTCGCGTCGGATGGCTGCTGCGCCTGGCGGCCGGAGTTCCACGAGCAGAGCCTGGCCAACCTGGCGCGCTACTTCGCCCGGGTCGAAAGCGCGGCGACGCTGGCGGACCTGGTGGAACGGGCCGCTGGCCGCCAGCCATGA
- a CDS encoding aldehyde dehydrogenase family protein yields the protein MSQQRHAPFLIDGKAVEALEGGTIDVRNPANGSIVGTTAWGTAADADRALAAAQAAFPGWAATDVEIRAKLLRRTGELIRERRMEIAQALTSEQGKPIVDSLREIDYTARVFEFYADMAPLRADAWKHPQENAISKELRVLVIHQPLGVVVTMVPWNYPVDIFAWKVAPALAAGCTVVNKPSPLTPLSTALTVQCLVDAGIPAGVINNVVGSNEGLSMKLIRDPRSRLVTLTGSIETGQMVMREAATELKRIVLELGGQCPMIVMPDADLDLAVAAAVQRSYTNMGQICLSVNRIYVAEKIRGRFLDAFVEATRAVRPMDGAAPGALFGPMINDAQIERVQRHVQDAVARGGKLLAGGQRLTGEGYDGGSFYAPTVLADTPDDALVMCEETFGPVAPVVGYASTEEVIRRANATRFGLAGYIYSQDIGQALQLAERLEFGGVGINVNDVCELQAPFGGWKHSGVGRELGSEGLLAYMEAKHIRMRLPALA from the coding sequence ATGTCACAGCAACGGCACGCCCCCTTCCTCATTGACGGCAAGGCGGTCGAAGCGCTGGAAGGCGGCACGATCGACGTGCGCAACCCGGCCAATGGAAGCATCGTCGGCACCACCGCCTGGGGCACCGCGGCCGACGCCGACCGCGCGCTCGCGGCGGCGCAGGCCGCCTTCCCGGGCTGGGCGGCGACCGACGTCGAGATCCGGGCCAAGCTGCTGCGCCGCACCGGCGAGCTGATCCGCGAGCGCCGGATGGAGATCGCGCAGGCGCTGACCAGCGAGCAGGGCAAGCCGATCGTCGACAGCCTGCGCGAGATCGACTACACGGCGCGCGTGTTCGAGTTCTACGCGGACATGGCGCCGCTGCGCGCCGACGCCTGGAAGCACCCGCAGGAGAACGCCATCTCCAAGGAACTGCGGGTGCTGGTGATCCACCAGCCGCTGGGCGTGGTGGTCACCATGGTGCCCTGGAACTACCCGGTCGACATCTTCGCCTGGAAGGTCGCGCCGGCGCTGGCGGCCGGCTGCACGGTGGTCAACAAGCCGTCGCCGCTGACGCCGCTGTCGACCGCGCTGACGGTGCAGTGCCTGGTGGACGCGGGCATCCCCGCCGGTGTCATCAACAACGTCGTCGGCAGCAACGAGGGCCTATCGATGAAGCTGATCCGCGATCCGCGCTCGCGCCTGGTCACCCTGACCGGCTCGATCGAGACCGGCCAGATGGTGATGCGGGAAGCCGCCACCGAGCTCAAGCGGATCGTGCTGGAGCTGGGCGGCCAGTGCCCCATGATCGTGATGCCCGACGCCGACCTCGACCTGGCGGTCGCGGCCGCCGTGCAGCGCTCGTACACCAACATGGGCCAGATCTGCCTGTCGGTCAACCGCATCTACGTGGCCGAGAAGATCCGCGGCCGCTTCCTCGATGCCTTCGTCGAGGCGACCCGGGCGGTCCGGCCGATGGACGGCGCCGCGCCCGGCGCGCTGTTCGGGCCGATGATCAACGACGCGCAGATCGAGCGCGTCCAGCGCCACGTGCAGGATGCCGTGGCGCGCGGCGGCAAGCTGCTTGCGGGCGGCCAGCGGCTCACCGGCGAGGGCTATGACGGCGGCAGCTTCTATGCGCCCACGGTGCTGGCCGACACGCCGGATGACGCCCTGGTCATGTGCGAGGAGACCTTCGGGCCGGTGGCGCCGGTGGTCGGCTACGCCTCGACCGAGGAAGTCATCCGCCGCGCCAACGCCACCCGCTTCGGCCTGGCCGGCTACATCTACAGCCAGGACATCGGGCAGGCATTGCAGCTGGCCGAGCGGCTCGAGTTCGGCGGCGTCGGCATCAACGTCAACGACGTGTGCGAGCTGCAGGCACCGTTCGGCGGCTGGAAGCACAGCGGGGTCGGGCGCGAGCTCGGCAGCGAGGGCTTGCTCGCCTACATGGAGGCCAAGCACATCCGCATGCGCCTGCCGGCGCTGGCCTGA
- a CDS encoding ATP-binding cassette domain-containing protein produces the protein MPHDPVILKAQGVVRRFGAFTAVDVDQFAIARGAITSLIGPNGAGKSTFFNVLSGFMRPSAGSWSFDSTEISQLGAHRVARLGLVRTFQHTAVAARLSVLENVMLGAKDPAGETLLSALWPARWRPAERRLAERATEVLERFKLVHLRDQPASVLSGGQRKLLEMARALMAEPKLLMLDEPMAGVNPALRDSLLEHIVALNRQGTSVLIIEHDMELVRRISDHVVCMAEGRIIAEGQAAQVAADPAVIEAYLGARRAGAAPARPQPQPRPAEGQAPILSVQDLVAGYLPGVDVLRGCSLELHPGEIVGIFGPNGAGKSTLLKSVFGIARTRVGTIHHEGQDITGSAGHRLVARGIGYVPQLENVFAQLTVLENLQTGVFIAPDRWSDGFDYVRGLFPPLERLLHKRAGDLSGGERQIVALARALMLRPSLLLLDEPSAGLSPLMQEQVFEFIAAIRLQGVAVLIVEQNARRCLEICDRGYVLDQGRNAYTGTGAQLLNDERVEHLYLGARPAQDDGEAAEGAQPPVFSPIHGAMNVTATARPLPH, from the coding sequence GTGCCGCATGATCCTGTCATCCTGAAGGCGCAAGGCGTGGTGCGCCGCTTCGGCGCATTCACCGCGGTGGACGTCGACCAGTTCGCGATCGCGCGCGGCGCCATCACCTCGCTGATCGGCCCCAACGGGGCCGGCAAGAGCACCTTCTTCAACGTGCTGTCCGGCTTCATGCGGCCCTCGGCCGGGAGCTGGAGCTTCGATTCGACCGAGATCTCGCAGCTGGGCGCGCACCGCGTCGCCCGGCTCGGGCTGGTGCGGACCTTCCAGCACACGGCCGTGGCCGCGCGCCTGTCGGTGCTGGAGAACGTCATGCTCGGCGCCAAGGACCCCGCGGGCGAGACCCTGCTGTCGGCGCTGTGGCCGGCGCGCTGGCGGCCGGCGGAACGGCGCCTGGCCGAACGCGCCACCGAGGTGCTGGAGCGCTTCAAGCTCGTGCACCTGCGCGACCAGCCGGCCAGCGTGCTGTCCGGCGGGCAGCGCAAGCTGCTGGAGATGGCCCGGGCCCTGATGGCCGAGCCCAAGCTGCTGATGCTGGACGAGCCGATGGCCGGGGTGAACCCGGCGCTGCGCGATTCATTGCTCGAGCACATCGTGGCGCTCAATCGCCAGGGCACCAGCGTCCTGATCATCGAGCACGACATGGAGCTGGTGCGGCGCATCAGCGACCACGTAGTGTGCATGGCCGAGGGACGCATCATCGCCGAGGGGCAGGCCGCGCAGGTGGCCGCCGACCCGGCCGTCATCGAGGCCTACCTCGGTGCGCGCCGCGCCGGCGCCGCCCCCGCCCGGCCGCAGCCGCAGCCGCGGCCGGCCGAAGGCCAGGCACCGATCCTGTCGGTGCAGGACCTGGTGGCCGGCTACCTGCCGGGGGTCGACGTGCTGCGGGGCTGCTCGCTCGAGCTGCATCCGGGCGAGATCGTCGGCATCTTCGGGCCCAACGGCGCCGGCAAGTCGACCCTGCTCAAGTCGGTGTTCGGCATCGCGCGCACCCGCGTCGGGACCATCCACCACGAGGGCCAGGACATCACGGGATCGGCCGGCCACCGGCTGGTCGCGCGCGGCATCGGCTACGTGCCGCAGCTGGAGAACGTGTTCGCCCAGCTGACGGTGCTGGAGAACCTGCAGACCGGCGTGTTCATCGCCCCGGACCGCTGGAGCGACGGCTTCGACTACGTGCGCGGGCTGTTCCCGCCGCTGGAGCGGTTGCTGCACAAGCGCGCCGGCGACCTGTCGGGCGGCGAGCGGCAGATCGTCGCGCTGGCCCGGGCCCTGATGCTGCGCCCCTCGCTGCTGCTGCTCGACGAGCCCTCGGCCGGCCTGTCGCCGCTGATGCAGGAGCAGGTGTTCGAGTTCATCGCGGCGATCCGCTTGCAGGGGGTCGCCGTGCTCATCGTCGAGCAGAACGCCCGGCGCTGCCTGGAGATCTGCGACCGCGGCTACGTGCTCGACCAGGGACGCAACGCCTACACCGGCACCGGCGCGCAACTGCTCAACGACGAGCGCGTCGAGCACCTCTACCTCGGCGCGCGCCCGGCGCAGGACGACGGCGAAGCGGCCGAAGGCGCCCAGCCACCCGTGTTTTCACCCATCCATGGAGCAATGAATGTCACAGCAACGGCACGCCCCCTTCCTCATTGA
- a CDS encoding branched-chain amino acid ABC transporter permease translates to MDFLELLSLTARAAVSPEAAVLALAAVGLNLHYGYTGLLNFGQAGFMMMGAYGLAIGVLSLGLGFAGALAMALAFAAVLALLMGLPTLRLRADYFAIVSLAVTESLRLLFRSTWMEPVTGGVQGLQRFGDGFFALNPIPPGDYVLGPLHWNEAQLFLCLVAWVTVVATILLVRMLVASPWGRVIRAIRDNEPGPTSLGKPVFRYKMQSLVLGGLIGALAGVLLALSHQDVNPETYLPTLTFFAYTGLVLGGMGKAWGPVFGVAVFWMIVAVTDGLLAGASDTLSWLGPQQVSAARFVLLGAGLMLLVMYRPDGLFAKRGQRRAA, encoded by the coding sequence GTGGATTTCCTGGAGCTTCTCTCCCTCACGGCGCGTGCCGCCGTGTCGCCCGAGGCGGCCGTGCTGGCGCTGGCCGCGGTCGGCCTGAACCTGCACTACGGCTACACGGGCCTGCTGAACTTCGGCCAGGCCGGGTTCATGATGATGGGCGCCTACGGCCTGGCCATCGGGGTGCTGTCCCTCGGCCTGGGGTTCGCCGGTGCGCTGGCGATGGCGCTGGCCTTCGCCGCCGTCCTGGCGCTGCTGATGGGCCTGCCGACCCTGCGGCTGCGGGCCGACTACTTCGCGATCGTCTCGCTGGCCGTCACCGAGTCGCTGCGGCTGCTGTTCCGCAGCACCTGGATGGAACCCGTCACCGGGGGCGTCCAGGGCCTGCAGCGCTTCGGCGACGGCTTCTTCGCGCTGAACCCGATCCCGCCCGGCGACTATGTCCTCGGTCCGCTGCACTGGAACGAGGCGCAGCTGTTCCTGTGCCTGGTCGCGTGGGTGACCGTGGTCGCCACCATCCTGCTGGTGCGGATGCTGGTCGCCTCGCCCTGGGGCCGCGTGATCCGTGCGATCCGCGACAACGAGCCGGGGCCGACCTCGCTGGGCAAGCCGGTGTTCCGCTACAAGATGCAGAGCCTGGTGCTGGGCGGGCTGATCGGCGCCCTGGCCGGCGTCCTGCTGGCCCTCAGCCACCAGGACGTGAACCCCGAGACCTACCTGCCGACGCTGACCTTCTTTGCCTACACCGGGCTGGTCCTGGGTGGCATGGGCAAGGCGTGGGGACCGGTGTTCGGGGTGGCGGTCTTCTGGATGATCGTGGCGGTGACCGACGGCCTGCTGGCCGGCGCCAGCGACACGCTCTCCTGGCTGGGGCCGCAGCAGGTCAGTGCCGCACGCTTCGTGCTGCTCGGCGCAGGCCTGATGCTGCTCGTCATGTACCGGCCCGACGGCCTGTTCGCAAAGCGGGGGCAACGTCGTGCCGCATGA
- a CDS encoding branched-chain amino acid ABC transporter permease, whose amino-acid sequence MTAFRLLIACFLTAAGLLAAAVPAQAGTAIGGTLRVKSADAPAPVAGVELAVQSTQGGETVRGRSGPDGRFEIPLPAAGPYRVTLEAKTLPDGVVLPAGRSPTLTVDVQEGQSKLVLFPLERAGAVQQRQGPSVATRVLQVVLDGTVFGLIIAMAAVGLSLIYSVSRIINFAHGEFMTLGALLAFLLSTMAGGPQWPLIAAAVVAVLAVGALGGALGTGLLRPLESRAKEHFSILVFTIGLSFAMRYLLLALFESNTQPYREYALQEPLRFAGLAITPRDLVVCTVAVLALLGLGVLLLRTRLGRAMRAVAGDPGLAEATGIDVNRIKRDIWIVGSALAATGGVLMAVSHQVRWDMGYQTLMFVFAAVILGGIGTAFGTIAGGVVLGICMELGTLVFPVELKTALAMLALAAVLLVRPQGLFNRAQRVG is encoded by the coding sequence ATGACGGCTTTCAGGCTCCTGATCGCCTGCTTCCTGACGGCAGCCGGGCTGCTGGCCGCCGCCGTCCCGGCGCAGGCCGGCACGGCGATCGGCGGAACGCTGCGCGTGAAATCCGCCGATGCACCCGCGCCCGTCGCGGGCGTCGAGCTGGCGGTGCAGTCCACCCAGGGCGGCGAGACCGTGCGCGGCCGCTCCGGGCCGGACGGCCGTTTCGAGATTCCGCTGCCCGCGGCCGGGCCGTACCGCGTCACCCTGGAGGCGAAGACCCTGCCGGACGGCGTGGTGCTGCCGGCGGGCCGCTCGCCGACCCTGACGGTGGACGTGCAGGAAGGGCAGAGCAAGCTGGTGCTGTTCCCGCTCGAGCGCGCCGGCGCCGTGCAGCAGCGCCAGGGGCCTTCGGTGGCGACGCGGGTGCTGCAGGTGGTGCTGGACGGAACCGTGTTCGGCCTGATCATCGCGATGGCGGCCGTGGGGCTCTCGCTGATCTACAGCGTGTCGCGGATCATCAACTTCGCGCACGGCGAGTTCATGACGCTGGGGGCCCTGCTGGCCTTCCTGCTCAGCACCATGGCCGGCGGCCCGCAGTGGCCGCTGATCGCGGCCGCGGTCGTGGCCGTGCTGGCGGTCGGTGCGCTTGGGGGCGCGCTCGGAACCGGGCTGCTGCGGCCGCTGGAGTCGCGCGCCAAGGAGCACTTCTCGATCCTGGTGTTCACCATCGGGCTGTCGTTCGCCATGCGCTACCTGCTGCTGGCGCTGTTCGAATCGAACACCCAGCCGTACCGCGAGTACGCGCTGCAGGAGCCGCTGCGCTTCGCCGGCCTGGCCATCACGCCGCGCGACCTGGTGGTCTGCACGGTGGCGGTACTGGCGCTGCTCGGGCTGGGCGTGCTGCTGCTGCGCACCCGCCTCGGGCGCGCCATGCGCGCGGTGGCGGGCGATCCCGGCCTGGCCGAGGCCACCGGCATCGACGTCAACCGGATCAAGCGCGACATCTGGATCGTGGGTTCGGCCCTGGCCGCCACCGGCGGCGTGCTGATGGCGGTGAGCCACCAGGTGCGCTGGGACATGGGCTACCAGACGCTGATGTTCGTCTTCGCCGCCGTCATCCTCGGCGGCATCGGGACCGCCTTCGGGACGATCGCCGGCGGCGTCGTGCTGGGGATCTGCATGGAGCTGGGCACGCTGGTGTTCCCGGTCGAGCTCAAGACGGCGCTCGCGATGCTGGCGCTGGCCGCCGTGCTGCTGGTGCGCCCGCAGGGCCTGTTCAATCGCGCGCAGCGCGTGGGGTAG
- a CDS encoding ABC transporter substrate-binding protein, whose protein sequence is MRMTPSSMPRAVIAAALGISFAIGAASVHAQQPAGGELKIGTLLPMTGPAAQFGPPMAAAVELAAKDVNDAGGVLGRKLTLVHADEAGDANIASQALDRLLSQNVRAVMGTGSTSVTLSLLDKVVRARASMCSGANTGPQLTAYPHQGYFARTSYSQVLQGPVYAQLAIEDGHSKIAILARGDAFGKGLAEAIEQAFKAAGGEVLATIVYDPAQTSFDSEVQRIAGLRPEGVAVIGYDERGKIFRSMIERGLGPRNIGVYTTGVLGPDFWKGVNPADASVLEKVKQGGSVLTIRGNDFGPRLAAHAPGLRTNQFAPEQYDCLVITALAMTAAKSTDPSIYKSQVPLVTKGEVECTNYRDCVRSLSAGKTIAYVGPTGPTRLTDKGDPTTARFQIYAVDAKGVSQPVRQVQVKAP, encoded by the coding sequence ATGCGCATGACACCCTCATCCATGCCGCGCGCGGTGATCGCTGCCGCGCTGGGCATCAGTTTCGCGATCGGCGCCGCCTCGGTCCACGCGCAGCAGCCCGCCGGCGGCGAGCTGAAGATCGGCACCCTGCTGCCGATGACCGGCCCGGCCGCGCAGTTCGGCCCGCCGATGGCCGCCGCGGTCGAACTGGCGGCCAAGGACGTCAACGACGCCGGCGGCGTGCTGGGCCGCAAGCTCACGCTGGTGCATGCCGACGAGGCGGGTGACGCCAACATCGCCTCGCAGGCGCTGGACCGCCTGCTCAGCCAGAACGTGCGCGCCGTCATGGGAACCGGATCGACTTCGGTGACGTTGTCGCTGCTGGACAAGGTCGTGCGGGCCCGCGCCTCGATGTGCTCGGGCGCGAACACGGGTCCCCAGCTGACCGCCTATCCGCACCAGGGCTACTTCGCGCGGACTTCCTACTCGCAGGTGCTGCAGGGCCCGGTCTACGCGCAACTGGCGATCGAGGACGGCCACAGCAAGATCGCCATCCTGGCGCGCGGCGACGCCTTTGGCAAAGGCCTGGCCGAGGCCATCGAACAGGCCTTCAAGGCGGCCGGCGGCGAGGTGCTGGCCACGATCGTCTACGACCCGGCCCAGACCAGCTTCGACTCCGAGGTCCAGCGCATTGCCGGCCTGCGCCCCGAGGGCGTGGCGGTGATCGGCTACGACGAGCGCGGCAAGATCTTCCGCTCCATGATCGAGCGCGGCCTGGGGCCGCGCAACATCGGCGTGTACACCACCGGCGTGCTGGGCCCCGACTTCTGGAAGGGCGTGAACCCGGCCGATGCCTCGGTGCTGGAGAAGGTCAAGCAGGGCGGCTCGGTGCTGACCATCCGCGGCAACGACTTCGGCCCGCGGCTGGCGGCCCATGCGCCGGGCCTGCGCACCAACCAGTTCGCGCCCGAACAGTACGACTGCCTGGTGATCACGGCGCTGGCGATGACCGCGGCCAAGTCGACCGATCCCAGCATCTACAAGAGCCAGGTGCCCCTGGTCACCAAGGGCGAGGTCGAGTGCACCAACTACCGTGACTGCGTGCGTTCGCTGTCGGCGGGCAAGACCATCGCCTACGTCGGCCCGACCGGACCGACCCGGCTGACGGACAAGGGCGACCCCACCACCGCGCGCTTCCAGATCTACGCGGTGGACGCCAAGGGCGTGTCGCAGCCGGTGCGCCAAGTGCAAGTGAAGGCGCCATGA
- a CDS encoding SMP-30/gluconolactonase/LRE family protein, which yields MFNPFGPVERIPARVWSRMPAKYRRGKRSTWADANRGGELLDCFLEGPSFDRQGRLWLVDVPFGRVFRIDPDGAWELVTEYDGWPNGLKIHRDGRVFICDYRRGLLGLDAASGAVEPVLETVHSEGFKGLNDLHFAPNGDLYFTDQGQTGVADPSGRLYRLRADGALDKLLDCIPSPNGVTLAGGGRHCYVAATRSQQVWRVPLMADGGVSKVGVAIQLSGGTAGPDGIEADAEDGLLVCHLGVGVWRFDARMLPTHLVQPAADETHLTNLAFDPREPRDLYMTASLTGTVQIARMPVPGRPLFAHSQASGPL from the coding sequence ATGTTCAATCCCTTCGGCCCCGTCGAGCGCATCCCCGCCCGGGTGTGGTCGCGCATGCCGGCGAAGTACCGCCGCGGCAAGCGCAGCACCTGGGCCGATGCCAACCGCGGCGGCGAGCTGCTGGACTGCTTCCTGGAGGGGCCCAGCTTCGACCGCCAGGGCCGGCTGTGGCTGGTGGACGTGCCGTTCGGCCGCGTCTTCCGGATCGATCCGGACGGCGCCTGGGAGCTGGTCACCGAATACGACGGCTGGCCGAACGGGCTGAAGATCCACCGCGACGGCCGCGTCTTCATCTGCGACTACCGCCGCGGCCTGCTGGGCCTGGACGCCGCCTCCGGCGCGGTCGAGCCGGTGCTGGAGACGGTGCACAGCGAAGGCTTCAAGGGGTTGAACGACCTGCACTTCGCGCCGAACGGCGACCTCTACTTCACCGACCAGGGACAGACCGGCGTGGCCGACCCGTCCGGGCGGCTCTACCGGCTGCGCGCCGATGGCGCACTGGACAAGCTGCTGGACTGCATCCCCAGCCCGAACGGCGTGACCCTCGCCGGAGGCGGCCGCCACTGCTACGTCGCGGCCACCCGCAGCCAGCAGGTCTGGCGCGTGCCGCTGATGGCCGACGGCGGCGTCTCCAAGGTGGGCGTCGCGATCCAGTTGTCCGGCGGGACCGCGGGGCCGGATGGCATCGAGGCGGACGCCGAGGACGGGCTGCTCGTTTGCCACCTCGGCGTGGGCGTGTGGCGATTCGACGCGCGCATGCTGCCGACGCACCTGGTGCAGCCGGCCGCCGACGAGACCCACCTCACCAACCTGGCCTTCGACCCGCGCGAGCCGCGCGACCTGTACATGACCGCCTCGCTCACCGGCACCGTGCAAATCGCCCGCATGCCCGTGCCGGGACGGCCGCTTTTTGCCCATTCGCAAGCGTCCGGGCCGCTCTAG